The Solenopsis invicta isolate M01_SB chromosome 12, UNIL_Sinv_3.0, whole genome shotgun sequence DNA window ACGAGCGCTTGGTCTGGAGCGCGGATCGTCGGTGTCCTCCGTCGCTTTCGTGGTGGCGCCGTCATTAGGCTTctaagggccagtttcacaacttagtttaaccggagtttaaacctttaaacttggtttacggtaaatattgtgtcccacaactgtcttaaacctcggttaacgttgttaaactgcggttaaagttgaacggcgaaattcgggcgtttaaggtagataaccgaggtttaatactgcagcgccactgctttcagtaatctttcgagtattgtacttcatggctgatatctccacggaattgtaaaaaggttatgttgcaagatatggctctggaatatatgttatcgtcatctgacgatgaagattttgtgcaaataataaatcgacgcccgagaataattagaagacgaccgtcatattttgaagaatttgatgacattgatttttatgctcgatttcgcttaaccaaggaatctgttactgcagtcttaagaaaaaatcaaagaagaaatttcttataaaacagaacagtaaaaatagttttgtaatattattaaattagtacttatagattacatactataattacgatgaccatatatgtgtttttccaaagaacagtttttttttatttcgagtggctgtcttttagatttatttatttttttcaaaactcaattttgtctttcgttctaatctgttgttctttattttatgagaaatttttttctaattagtgttccaatgtttaatgtacttaataaagtgtaaatttttacagtaacaattgaatttaattgtttagttcaaactgatttggaaacatgtaagaagaaaacttcaaaacttttaaatttgttcattattttttgccttggtgtatagaacctgtaatatctcattccctactcttcgataacaaccaatcacactacttgttctagaagaaagataagtctgttgaagtttcttcgcatagattataggtttacgtaacctagagttaaaatctggttgtgaaacgcgatagaagtttaaccgtggcgttaaacttgacggtagttcaactaagctcgggttaaacccaaagttgtgaaactgggcctaAGACGGTCCACGGTCATCGGTGTGACGGGTGGCGTCTGGTGCGGTGACCGGGTCGTTTGAATAATCCTCGTAGGCTCGCTCGGCTGGTCGACGGTAGGGGTTGTTGCAGTGAACAGATGCGCCTGGTCCGTCGCGGTGGCCATCGCTTGGGACCACAGCGATTCAAACTCAGCATTGGTGGCCGGTCTGGTAAGGAGCGCGTCCAGAACTTCCATGCTCGGAGAGAACTTTCTGCAATTTTTGGTCCTGCGGAAGGCTCCTTATATACTCGTCCTGGACCGCGAGAGGTACCCCCTTCTCCTAGGGGAGCCATGTCCAGGACGCGTGTTGTTCACGAGGTCCGTTTTTTAGCGGTGTCAATGCCCCGGTTAAAATCTGTCGCTTCATCTTTCGCGGCCTGAGTGTCGTCTGCTGGAGTCTTCTGCTCTGATGACGTCAGAGTCGGACTTGGTTAGATCGGAACGGTACCCTAGGTGCGCTTGAGCTCGGTCAAGTATTCTCGGTGTGTTCGAGTTGACGGGATTCGGTACGGCGGTCACGGTTTACCGGTGGAAACGGTCCTGGTCGGTCGGTAAAAGCGGTCACCGTTTTAGCGCGGAGCAACATATGGGACGGAGACGGTCGCGGTTTGccagaaaggaaaaaaaaaaattcgaggGGAAAGTCGGTTAGGGAACAACAGGTAAATCAGGACAGGTACGCGGCCACTACGACCTAACGGTAgaggggcgtattgttacaCATGCATAAGTCATATAATTCATGCAACTCATGCATCTCATGCAATGTAccttatattaaagttatttctaaaacattctttcagtgaaaaatttgattaaaaatatacagtgcatgtaacgtatactacattatttcgagtaaaattttcttcaaataaaaaatgttttgaaacgTAACTAACTACTAACCTTTACACCAGCAGCGCCAAGAGCCCGCCAACATTTCCCGCTTAAATGTATCACTATCCGGCACTGTATCAACTGCCTCGACCAttgcgcatgcgcgaaaaaagCGGCCCATCTAGCAACACTGCTGCTAGTGCAcaccatgatgtaagaaacaaggtgaaacaacgcgcatcgtcggcggctcgatgcgcggtaagaggcgtggctcgatgtggtgagccaatgaaatttgggtccaaatatatccgcgcaatttgaatacgaaacaattatatgtagtcacacgtacttaaattgtagatgttgttaaaaaaaataaatataaaaatgtaaaaatacttgaaatttattatctttaacacaaattactgtttcaataaacactgttgttataaacatgaaatacaacaatttagccatagacataagctcattcttataattttccaaatttcttctaatccaagtttaaaaaatttgaaataacaattatcacaattttcattaatgtacaaagtctcaactttatcttcacgttcttccttttttaatagctttgaatttctccgattcaccgattatttccaattcacgtataaatacaagtataaatacgtctcagtaccggagccgtagccatattgaatcttaaaatttggacccacttctgattggtctagagtatggtctactgcgcatctggttacttgtttcacctttcttcttacatcatggtgCACACCAGTTCTAAGAGTCCGTTTGGGACCGCTTACAAGTTCGGACGTGTTCGCCCGTTACTCATATTATTCTACCCGTCGATTGCAACACAATCGGCCACCGAGACGACTATCATCGTTCTGATCCTTGAATCCACTTTGAGTATTACCACAGTGAGACTTCGTATTCCACATCTAAGTTTTTGCATCCCACATACAAGACAAGATTTCACATTAAATTTTGATTCCACTTTTGTCTTTGTGTAATGGTCAAATCGTCCCCGCGAATCAAGACAGGGGACGGGTACCAGTAAATTTCAACAACAACAACACACCAATTCTATCAATAAAAACATGagtttttttacgttaattgttggtaaaattatttctcaaatttatCCTTAAAGTGATCTACCCTCCATTGTCCCTCCTCTGGAACAAGATCTGCATTTGGTCTGAATCAAAGCGATTAAATTCgttgattcaaaattatgacCGACAAGCGCACAACTCTGTGTGGTGTCCTTGCGGCACGCTGACTTatatccaaaataatttttattgcatccAACAATGGGGCACGCGCCCTATTATAACGTGcccaagaaaaatgtttttattacatCCTTCCAGCCTTATCCGATCcctttgtaaaattaaaagaaacttctcctaaggctggatgtaacattAAAATGGAGCTAACTTTATGGTTATGGCATAAGAACAGGCATCTGATAAATCTCCgtaaataaaagtattgaaattttaGTGTTAAACTTTATTAGAGTTCCGGTATAAATTAACACAATTTATATTCTCCATAAATTAGGCTTCAACctttataacataattatttaataaaagagtttttctTAGATTCTTAATAcatttttggaatgtaataaaaatttataaatatgggcaattaaaattatatttattttgcataatattacaattgtaaattgtacacgtctatatattataaacatacgtatattacattatatatgaatattacattgcattatgaagtgaaaataaatttatatgtatcttttctaatttttaataaaacaccttcttcatttaattttgaaattaaaacagTACAATCACTTATTGAAATATCTTCAGATATGGCAAGTGCTTCCaagtcttttaataaaaatatttgttctttaTCTGCGTTGACCTTTTTTTCcaatacttttataaatgttttaatctgtaaaaaaagtaaaagatataaaatggttcaaatacttaaacaattttataaatataaataatttataaatataaataatttattgtacaatctgtatttattatacaagCTTTGGCAACAAGCaggaaaaaatttaaggaattaTGCGTagtcagaaattataaaaaatttgatgtaataaaaaagcattttctcAAAGtatgtaatgttaaaaatattttctataagtTTTAAGTTAATTCCCTATATTTAACAATTAGTGGAGATATACATTCTTTCTTTTCACTCTTTGTACAAGGCTGTGTTtagaaatattacttaaatgccCTCGTGTATCAAGAGGCTCGGTCGAGCATCGCGCCAAAGTAGACGCACCAGTGAGAGACCgacctcttttacgcgagtcagcgagttccacgCATATGAGATTATCAGATGTCAGTAACGGCTGAAatgatcaagttctgagtagtcttaATCGATAGCTTAGggataaattgtataataaaagtatttttattttttctctccgtgccctacaaGCAGAggtatcgcgacgcaaagtcgacgttttacatgtaagatacatcgtcattgtcgtcgtcgcctttcaggaattctacctttcatattttcgacacaaGTGGCGCTGGCATACATCAGTCAACCCTATGCGACTTGTGGTGTATGTAGTGTAGTACTTCTTGATCATCATCATAACCGCCGTAACAGGTTCTTTAACCTGATATTTATTCGTCAATCGTTAACAATAATCTTTGTTCGCGGCACTCCAATACTTTTTTAACCAAATTCGTCTGTTTCGTGTAAAAATGCGTCAAATTGATCGAATCTATTCATCAATATAGAAGGTCGCAGATAAGTTATACGTCATATAAGTTATTAgctaatcaatttatttcttataaatataaaaaaaacagaatgtTATTAGATTGTTTGTTTCATGTAGtttaatatcttgtatattagt harbors:
- the LOC120359090 gene encoding gibberellin-regulated protein 14-like, which encodes MEVLDALLTRPATNAEFESLWSQAMATATDQAHLFTATTPTVDQPSEPTRIIQTTRSPHQTPPVTPMTVDRLRPSFTTLVVKLALRSLMTAPPRKRRRTPTIRAPDQALVQGKASRQAADGHTAPTRKPTCPRPPVTGKRPPPAVGCVLQRSSEVTAREEQGRRAAPPTPPPPPKPPGNRSHQSGRGEQYRIHRRHRPGRGKRFRTHRDRR